The Thermomicrobiales bacterium genome contains the following window.
CCGAAGTCGAGGTCGTCCGGAACGACCGCGCGAGCGTCCACGACATCCGGATGATGCAGCCGGAGCGGCTGATCATCTCCCCGGGGCCATGCACTCCGCAGGAAGCCGGCATTTCGGTGCCGCTGATCCAGGAGATGGCCGGCCAGACGCCGATCCTCGGCGTCTGCCTCGGTCACCAGGCGATTGGCGCGGCCTTCGGCGGCGAGGTGGTCCGTGCAACGACCGTCATGCACGGCAAGACGAGCCAGATCGAGCACAACGGCCGCGATATCTTCGCAGGCCTGCCGAACCCGTTCACCGCGACCCGCTATCACTCTCTGATCGTT
Protein-coding sequences here:
- a CDS encoding aminodeoxychorismate/anthranilate synthase component II; amino-acid sequence: MIVLIDNYDSFTYNLYQYLCELGAEVEVVRNDRASVHDIRMMQPERLIISPGPCTPQEAGISVPLIQEMAGQTPILGVCLGHQAIGAAFGGEVVRATTVMHGKTSQIEHNGRDIFAGLPNPFTATRYHSLIVAEDSLPATLEITARSEDGTIMGLRHRECAVYGVQFHPESILTTGGHRLLANFLGHEQPAVTERALVHGY